One genomic window of Arachis hypogaea cultivar Tifrunner chromosome 8, arahy.Tifrunner.gnm2.J5K5, whole genome shotgun sequence includes the following:
- the LOC112706402 gene encoding growth-regulating factor 1, giving the protein MDLGAVGLDGLVGGSIGCSDGETKHKWYGSGLLKQERSGGGNTNNEDDDEYWRSNKVAKTSMNGERNSSSSLLRSNATLFSDVSGNQQQQQMLSFSSPYHYLPLSRNTGCHSWGSNSMHGNGNGIGMRGAFTPSQWMELEQQALIYKYITANVPVPSHLLIPIKKALHSAGFSHFFRPSAVGWAGFHLGFSNSTDPEPGRCRRTDGKKWRCSRDAVVDQKYCERHMNRGRHRSRKPVEGHNGHALTGTTTSSTTKNVVPGNTPPPPPSNTLTYSSPPNTISRMFMTTTTTNNNKESNGSERIPEAEDSLPMLPPTLELKPKENPFIIPKHQIPYQQESSRNNEFGLVTSDSLLNPSQKTTTTTLTDRETDSHHSLRHFIDDWPKSQTHRSALSSWPESERTELSISIPMTTTSNDFMSSTSSPTNDKLTLSPLRLSRELDPIQMGLGVGNNALSDSSNSSRQANWIPITWESSMGGPLGEVLNLSTNNNNGSDNQCGKNNNSSSALNLMSDGWDNTNSPPLGSSPTGVLQKTAFGSLSNSSAGSSPRAENKTQEGSSLCNDLLMPAL; this is encoded by the exons atggaTCTTGGGGCAGTGGGTTTGGATGGGTTGGTGGGTGGTTCTATTGGGTGTTCAGATGGTGAGACAAAGCACAAGTGGTACGGATCTGGGTTGTTGAAGCAGGAGAGATCTGGCGGTGGCAACACAAACAacgaagatgatgatgaatattGGAGGAGCAACAAAGTGGCTAAGACTAGTATGAATGGCGAGAGGAACTCGTCATCAAGCTTGCTGAGATCCAATGCAACTCTCTTCTCTGATGTTAGTGGCAACCAGCAGCAGCAACAAATGCTAAGTTTCTCTTCACCATATCATTACCTTCCCTTATCAAGAAATACAG GTTGTCACAGTTGGGGAAGCAATAGCATGCATGGGAATGGGAATGGGATTGGGATGAGAGGGGCATTCACTCCATCACAGTGGATGGAGCTAGAACAGCAGGCCCTGATCTACAAGTATATAACCGCTAATGTCCCTGTCCCATCTCATCTTCTTATTCCCATCAAGAAAGCCCTTCATTCTGCTGGCTTCTCTCACTTCTTCAGGCCCAGTGCAGTGGGCTGGGCTGGGTTCCATCTGGGCTTCTCTAACAGCACCGATCCCGAGCCAGGCAGGTGCCGGAGAACAGATGGCAAGAAATGGCGTTGCTCCCGAGATGCCGTTGTCGACCAGAAGTATTGTGAGCGGCACATGAACAGAGGACGCCATCGTTCAAGAAAGCCTGTGGAAGGCCACAATGGCCATGCCCTCACCGGGACAACCACCTCCTCCACCACCAAGAATGTGGTGCCCGGAAacactcctcctcctcctccttccaaCACCCTCACCTATTCTTCACCTCCTAATACCATCAGCAG GATGTTTatgactactactactactaataataataaggagAGTAATGGTAGTGAGAGAATCCCAGAAGCTGAAGATTCACTTCCAATGCTGCCACCAACTCTTGAGCTGAAACCAAAGGAAAACCCTTTCATCATTCCCAAACACCAAATCCCATACCAACAGGAATCTTCAAGGAATAATGAGTTTGGTCTTGTCACTTCTGATTCCTTACTGAACCCTTCCCAGAAGACCACCACAACAACCTTAACAGACAGGGAAACTGATTCCCATCATTCCCTCAGGCATTTCATTGACGACTGGCCCAAATCCCAGACCCACCGCTCTGCCTTGTCGTCGTGGCCGGAGTCCGAGAGGACCGAGCTCTCGATTTCCATCCCCATGACAACAACCTCCAATGACTTCATGTCGTCCACCTCCTCTCCCACCAATGACAAGCTCACTCTGTCACCCCTGCGTCTATCAAGGGAGCTAGACCCGATTCAAATGGGTTTGGGAGTGGGAAACAATGCTTTAAGTGATTCATCAAACTCATCAAGGCAAGCTAACTGGATTCCAATCACTTGGGAGAGTTCAATGGGTGGTCCTCTTGGAGAAGTTCTGAATCTCAGCactaacaacaacaatggaaGTGATAATCAATGTGGCAAGAACAACAATTCGTCCTCAGCACTTAACCTCATGAGTGATGGGTGGGATAATACTAATAGCCCTCCATTAGGGTCTTCTCCCACTGGGGTTCTGCAGAAGACAGCCTTTGGATCTTTATCAAATAGCAGTGCTGGGAGCAGCCCAAGGGCAGAGAATAAAACACAAGAAGGTTCAAGCTTGTGCAATGATCTTCTAATGCCTGCATTGTAA